Genomic window (Sulfurovum sp. NBC37-1):
TAACAATATAATAGGCAAACATAACCCCGATGAAGAACATGACCGAACCGCCGACCACAAAGGGGATAACCATTTTTTTCTCATTGCTGTAGAGCCCCGGAGCGACAAAGAGCCAGAGTTGGTAGAGAATGAAAGGCATGGCACCCAGAAGCCCGGCAAAGAAAGACACTTTCAGGGCAACGAAGAAGGCACCGCCGACCTGGTGGGTTGTGATCTTTCCTTCAAAATTATGCTGGTTCGGGCGTGCTGATTCAACATCACGTTTTGTGATGATCTTATCGAGTGATTCGGCTGCATCGGCTGCATTCTTGAGCAGGGGAGCCAGTTTCGGGTCGGCCACTTTGGCTGCTTCATACAGGTTGTCTTTCAGTTTATCGGCTGCCTGTACGGCCGGCGTTTTCGTTACATTGACTTCATCGGATTTCATGGTCCAGGTCGCTTTTTCCTGAGACTCGATGATACGGCCCACTTCGACCAGGGCATTATTCAGGGGTTGTGTGATCCAGGAAAGTATCTGGTTGTGGAAAGTAAAAGCAATAATGAATGCGATAAAAACGGAAAGTACAGAGAGTCCGAGCCTTTTTCTAAGCTCGACCAGGTGGGGACGGAGATCATCAAACATCAGGCTTTGTCCTCACTTTTCTTGTCTTTATTCTTTTTTGCAACTTTTGTTTTTCCTGCCGTATCGTTCTCTTCAGCAGGTTTTTTCTTTTTCTTGGATTTTTTCTTGAAGGTCACAGTATCATTGGGGGCTTCTACGGGGGTAACGGGTGTTTCGTTCGCAGTGGAAGAGTCTTTGGCAGGTTTGTTCGTCTCTTTGGTATCGGTATCGCCGAGAAGATCATCCATGTCGTCCAGGCCAATGTTCTTGAAGCTTTTGAGCTCGTCGGTTGCAGAGTCAAGCTGTTGTTTGTAATTGAGCGCTTCATCTTTCAGGTCGGCAATGCGCATCTCTTCGTCGAGCGCACTTTTTGCGTCACCAACAGTCTTTTTGACCCCCTTGATGAATTTTGCTATCTGAACCATTGTTTCAGGAAGTTTGTCCGGTCCCAAAAAGAGGATCGCAATGATAGAGATGAGAAGTATTTCGGTAAAACCTATGCCAAACATCGAATGCCTTTAAATTGATTGGGTGTATTTTAGCAAATTATTGTTAGAGGTTCCCTAAAATATAGAGCGCCAGCTCGTCACTGAGGAAAAAATCCTTATTGTAGTAGCGGCTTCCATCATGTTCAAGTTTTTTTTCTCCATAAAGCAGCTCCG
Coding sequences:
- the tatC gene encoding twin-arginine translocase subunit TatC — translated: MFDDLRPHLVELRKRLGLSVLSVFIAFIIAFTFHNQILSWITQPLNNALVEVGRIIESQEKATWTMKSDEVNVTKTPAVQAADKLKDNLYEAAKVADPKLAPLLKNAADAAESLDKIITKRDVESARPNQHNFEGKITTHQVGGAFFVALKVSFFAGLLGAMPFILYQLWLFVAPGLYSNEKKMVIPFVVGGSVMFFIGVMFAYYIVTPFGFQFLITFGSFLYTPFINIEDYVGFFTKIMLGFGVAFELPVFAYFLALLGLVTDRTLIDFFKYAIVIIFVLAALLTPPDILTQLLMAAPLVILYGISILIVRMVNPEKSEDDGEDEEETESKETASEKLLPDELDKP
- the tatB gene encoding Sec-independent protein translocase protein TatB codes for the protein MFGIGFTEILLISIIAILFLGPDKLPETMVQIAKFIKGVKKTVGDAKSALDEEMRIADLKDEALNYKQQLDSATDELKSFKNIGLDDMDDLLGDTDTKETNKPAKDSSTANETPVTPVEAPNDTVTFKKKSKKKKKPAEENDTAGKTKVAKKNKDKKSEDKA